In one window of Gammaproteobacteria bacterium DNA:
- a CDS encoding PilT/PilU family type 4a pilus ATPase: MDITPYLKLMVEKNASDLFFTENSPVKIKIEGKMSSVGKTMLTGEMTKAAAYGIMTDHQIAYYEEHLEADFAIWLPDRSARFRVNVFRQRGEVSMVLRLIPTTIPTIDRLGLPVILKDLIMQKRGLVLMVGATGTGKSTTIAAMIQHRNENADGHILTIEDPIEFAYPNIKSIVNQREIGLDTYSYRNALRSSMREAPDVIVIGEIRDRESMAAALVLCNTGHLCVSTLHANNANQAMERVVNMFPQEHHKQLFLDLSMNLRAVISQRLLEGFDGKRCAAIETMINTPHIGDLILRGHVDEIKEAMEQSGARGMQTFDQALFNLYKEGRVSLDEALNNADSRTNLEAKINFG, encoded by the coding sequence ATGGACATCACACCTTATCTGAAGCTCATGGTCGAGAAGAACGCCTCGGACTTGTTCTTTACCGAGAACTCACCTGTCAAGATCAAGATCGAGGGGAAGATGAGTTCGGTGGGCAAGACCATGCTGACCGGCGAGATGACTAAGGCAGCTGCCTACGGGATCATGACCGATCACCAGATCGCCTACTATGAGGAGCATCTCGAGGCAGATTTTGCCATTTGGTTGCCGGACAGGTCGGCCCGCTTTCGGGTCAATGTCTTCCGGCAACGGGGTGAAGTGAGCATGGTCTTGCGCCTTATTCCAACCACGATCCCGACCATCGATCGGTTGGGGTTACCGGTAATTCTCAAAGATCTGATTATGCAAAAGCGAGGCCTTGTCTTGATGGTAGGTGCTACCGGCACCGGCAAGTCGACAACTATTGCCGCCATGATCCAGCACCGCAACGAGAATGCGGATGGGCATATTTTGACTATTGAAGACCCAATCGAGTTCGCGTACCCGAATATCAAATCTATCGTCAACCAACGGGAAATAGGGCTCGATACCTATTCCTATCGCAATGCTTTGAGGAGTTCAATGCGTGAAGCGCCTGACGTCATCGTCATCGGCGAGATCCGCGATCGTGAAAGCATGGCCGCCGCACTGGTTCTTTGTAATACGGGGCATCTTTGCGTTTCCACCTTGCACGCCAATAACGCGAACCAGGCAATGGAGCGTGTTGTAAACATGTTTCCTCAGGAACACCATAAACAACTGTTCCTGGACCTTTCGATGAATCTTCGCGCAGTGATCTCGCAACGGCTGCTTGAAGGGTTTGATGGTAAGCGTTGCGCAGCGATCGAAACTATGATCAATACGCCGCACATTGGCGATCTCATCCTCAGGGGGCACGTGGATGAGATCAAAGAGGCGATGGAGCAAAGCGGAGCGCGCGGCATGCAGACGTTTGATCAGGCCCTTTTTAATCTTTATAAGGAAGGGCGTGTCAGTCTGGATGAGGCGCTGAATAATGCAGATTCCCGTACCAATTTGGAGGCGAAGATCAATTTCGGTTGA
- a CDS encoding PilT/PilU family type 4a pilus ATPase, with protein MEREQAIKFMRDVLKLMVGKGSSDLFVTEGFPPAIKVDGKITPISKTKLTAENTKELTYAIMNDRQFKEFEATKECNFAVAPTGIGRFRVSAFVQQGRVGMVLRTINTQVPTIDELGLPEILKDIVMTKRGLVILVGGTGHGKSTSLAAMVDYRNENSYGHIITVEDPIEFVHQHKNCVVTQREISVDTDDWSIALKNSLRQAPDVILLGEIRDRETMEFGIAFAETGHLAMATLHANNSNQALDRIINFFPDDRRQQLLMDLSLNLKGFIAQRLIRHRSGKGRVCAVEIMLNSPLMSDLILKGEVHEIKVIMAKSNEIGMMTFDQALFDLYEDDKITYEDALRNADSINELRLRIKLQGKDAKEADKLEGLDHLSLEEKKEAQARGLLR; from the coding sequence ATGGAACGCGAACAAGCAATCAAATTTATGCGGGATGTACTTAAGCTTATGGTCGGTAAAGGCAGTTCCGATCTGTTTGTCACCGAAGGCTTTCCACCCGCAATCAAGGTCGATGGCAAGATCACGCCAATCTCGAAGACCAAGCTGACGGCTGAGAATACCAAGGAACTGACCTATGCCATCATGAACGATAGGCAGTTCAAGGAGTTTGAAGCAACAAAGGAATGCAATTTCGCTGTCGCGCCAACGGGGATCGGACGCTTCCGTGTCAGTGCCTTTGTTCAACAGGGACGCGTTGGTATGGTGCTCCGGACCATCAATACACAGGTTCCCACGATCGACGAGCTGGGGCTACCCGAGATATTGAAGGATATTGTGATGACAAAGCGTGGTCTTGTGATCCTGGTGGGCGGCACGGGCCATGGTAAGTCGACTAGTCTCGCCGCGATGGTTGATTATCGAAACGAGAATAGCTATGGGCACATCATCACTGTTGAGGATCCCATTGAGTTCGTCCATCAGCATAAGAATTGTGTTGTTACCCAGCGGGAGATCAGTGTCGATACGGATGATTGGTCTATCGCGCTTAAGAACAGCTTGCGACAGGCACCGGACGTCATCCTGCTGGGCGAGATCCGCGACCGTGAGACCATGGAGTTCGGGATTGCCTTTGCCGAAACGGGACACTTGGCGATGGCTACACTGCATGCGAACAACTCGAACCAAGCATTAGACCGCATCATCAACTTTTTCCCGGACGACCGTCGCCAACAGTTGTTAATGGATCTGTCGTTGAACCTCAAGGGATTTATTGCTCAGCGGCTGATCAGACACCGGTCTGGCAAGGGGCGGGTTTGTGCGGTGGAGATCATGTTGAACTCACCGTTGATGTCGGACCTGATCCTCAAAGGGGAAGTGCATGAGATCAAGGTGATCATGGCGAAGTCCAATGAGATTGGCATGATGACCTTTGATCAGGCGCTATTCGACCTCTATGAAGATGACAAGATCACCTACGAAGATGCATTGCGAAACGCCGATTCAATTAATGAGTTGCGCTTGCGCATCAAGCTACAAGGCAAGGACGCGAAAGAGGCGGACAAGTTGGAAGGACTAGACCACCTCAGCCTAGAAGAGAAAAAGGAAGCACAAGCAAGGGGGTTACTCCGCTAG
- a CDS encoding type IV pilus twitching motility protein PilT — protein MDIGELLAFGVKNKASDLHLSAGLPPLIRVDGDMRRLNAPVLDHKEVHDMMYDIMNDKQRKDYEEFLEVDFSFEIPGLARFRVNAFNQNRGCGAVFRTIPSQILSLEDLNCPASFKDIADYPRGLVLVTGPTGSGKSTTLAAMVDHKNETIYGHILTIEDPIEFVHESKKCLINQREVHRDTLGFNEALRSSTREDPDIILVGEMRDLETIRLALTAAETGHLVFATLHTSSAAKTIDRIVDVFPAAEKDMIRSMLSESLRAVITQTLLKKNGGGRVAVHEIMIGTPAIRNLIRENKVAQMYSAIQTGQQFGMQTLDQDLQTLVKKDIVSRQAARAVAQNKDLF, from the coding sequence ATGGATATAGGTGAACTGCTTGCGTTTGGTGTGAAGAACAAGGCCTCAGACTTGCATCTCTCGGCAGGGTTGCCGCCGCTGATCAGAGTGGACGGTGACATGCGCCGTCTCAATGCGCCGGTGCTGGATCACAAGGAAGTGCACGACATGATGTATGACATTATGAACGACAAGCAGCGCAAGGACTATGAAGAGTTTCTCGAGGTTGATTTTTCTTTCGAGATTCCTGGCCTTGCCCGTTTTCGTGTGAACGCTTTTAATCAAAACCGGGGCTGCGGTGCGGTCTTTAGGACGATCCCTTCCCAGATCTTGAGCCTTGAGGATCTCAATTGCCCGGCGAGCTTCAAAGATATTGCAGACTACCCGCGCGGGTTGGTGTTGGTTACAGGACCAACCGGTTCAGGCAAGTCAACGACCCTTGCCGCCATGGTCGACCATAAGAACGAGACCATCTATGGCCATATCTTGACCATTGAAGACCCTATTGAATTCGTTCATGAAAGCAAAAAGTGTCTCATCAATCAACGTGAAGTGCACCGTGACACATTGGGGTTCAACGAAGCCTTGCGCTCGTCTACGCGTGAAGACCCGGATATTATTCTGGTTGGCGAGATGCGCGATTTGGAGACGATCCGGCTTGCACTGACTGCGGCAGAAACCGGTCACTTGGTGTTTGCTACCCTGCATACATCTTCGGCTGCGAAGACTATTGATCGTATCGTCGACGTGTTTCCAGCTGCGGAAAAGGATATGATCCGATCGATGCTGTCAGAATCCCTGCGGGCGGTGATTACGCAAACGCTGCTCAAGAAGAACGGGGGCGGGCGTGTTGCAGTCCATGAGATCATGATCGGCACCCCGGCGATCCGCAATCTTATCCGCGAAAACAAGGTCGCGCAGATGTATTCGGCGATACAGACCGGTCAGCAATTCGGTATGCAAACGCTGGATCAGGATCTGCAGACGCTAGTTAAGAAAGATATTGTGAGTCGCCAGGCCGCGCGGGCAGTCGCGCAGAACAAGGACTTGTTCTGA
- a CDS encoding YggS family pyridoxal phosphate-dependent enzyme — translation MKSIAESLEDLKKRIRQAEKRFNRPLGSVLLLAVSKTRPSTDILAAAACGQVRFGENYLQEALPKIQELTVNGLEWHFIGHIQSNKTRLIAANFDWVHTIDREQIARRLSHQRPPSLPPLNLCIQVKLSKEPANSGVALDALPALAKLVSDLPRLRLRGLLALPAPTVEFEQQRLPFRELYRAHTKLNRAGIKMDTLSIGTTHDMEAAIAEGATMVRIGAAIFGPRSP, via the coding sequence ATGAAAAGTATCGCCGAGTCTTTAGAAGACCTGAAGAAGCGCATCCGACAGGCGGAAAAACGCTTTAACCGGCCCCTGGGCTCCGTTCTCCTGCTAGCCGTCAGCAAAACGCGCCCCAGCACCGATATCCTGGCGGCGGCGGCATGCGGGCAGGTGCGGTTTGGGGAGAATTATCTTCAGGAAGCCCTGCCTAAGATCCAAGAGTTGACCGTCAACGGCCTTGAGTGGCATTTCATCGGACACATCCAATCTAATAAGACCCGCTTGATCGCGGCCAATTTTGATTGGGTTCACACCATTGATCGAGAGCAGATTGCAAGGCGGCTGTCTCACCAGCGTCCCCCCTCGCTGCCCCCCTTGAACCTCTGTATTCAGGTCAAACTCAGCAAAGAGCCCGCCAACTCCGGCGTGGCCCTCGACGCGTTACCAGCGCTCGCCAAGCTTGTTTCTGACCTGCCCCGGCTTCGGCTGCGTGGTCTCCTGGCCCTGCCCGCGCCCACGGTTGAATTCGAGCAGCAACGCTTACCGTTCAGAGAGCTTTACCGGGCGCATACCAAACTCAACCGTGCTGGCATCAAGATGGACACGCTTTCCATTGGTACGACCCACGACATGGAGGCAGCAATTGCCGAGGGTGCGACAATGGTGCGGATTGGCGCTGCCATCTTTGGGCCGCGCAGTCCTTAG
- the proC gene encoding pyrroline-5-carboxylate reductase, giving the protein MKAVTITFIGCGNMGRSLIGGLIANGHPATKICAADIDASQLARVGKLFSVKVSTDNREAVAAADVIVLAVKPLLIGTVARDLAGSIQKRTALVISIAAGVPITALERWLGEDTPIVRAMPNTPAQVNAGVAALFANQAVSAPQRETAASIMRSVGLALWLSDESQMDTVTALSGSGPAYFFLIMEALEDAAVKLGLSRDAAHLMTLQTAFGAAKMALECGEDTATLRMQVTSPGGTTEQALKVLLEGELPVLFLEALKAARARAQELASSIRDP; this is encoded by the coding sequence ATGAAGGCTGTCACGATCACCTTTATCGGTTGCGGCAACATGGGGCGTAGTCTCATTGGAGGACTTATTGCGAATGGTCATCCAGCCACAAAGATCTGTGCTGCAGATATCGATGCGTCACAACTGGCACGCGTAGGGAAACTATTTTCAGTCAAGGTAAGTACTGATAATCGCGAGGCCGTCGCGGCTGCGGATGTGATTGTCTTAGCCGTTAAGCCTCTGCTCATTGGGACCGTGGCACGCGATCTCGCTGGCTCGATACAGAAACGTACCGCCTTGGTGATATCCATCGCCGCGGGCGTCCCCATTACGGCGCTTGAGCGGTGGCTCGGCGAGGACACACCCATCGTTCGGGCTATGCCAAATACACCTGCGCAGGTGAATGCCGGTGTCGCAGCCCTCTTCGCCAATCAGGCCGTTAGTGCCCCACAACGGGAAACCGCGGCGTCGATCATGCGCTCTGTCGGTCTGGCCCTTTGGTTGAGCGATGAATCCCAGATGGATACCGTCACGGCCTTGTCTGGCAGCGGGCCGGCCTATTTTTTTCTCATCATGGAAGCCCTCGAGGATGCGGCTGTTAAACTTGGCCTTTCCCGAGACGCTGCCCACCTGATGACGCTTCAGACGGCGTTTGGCGCTGCAAAGATGGCGTTAGAATGCGGCGAGGATACTGCGACGCTGCGCATGCAGGTCACCTCGCCTGGTGGGACCACGGAACAGGCACTCAAGGTACTTCTAGAGGGGGAGCTACCGGTTCTTTTTTTAGAAGCCCTTAAAGCAGCCCGCGCACGCGCGCAAGAACTCGCTAGCTCCATTAGGGACCCATAA
- a CDS encoding YggT family protein: MTEPYLTNAGTFLISTLFGLYILAVMLRFLLQCVRADSYNPIAQFLITITNPPLRPLRRILPGYGGIDWSSILLMFALKTLEISLLLLLTAERFPQVSGLLVLSFADLMSLLFYVFLFAIIIQVIISWVNPGAHNPATVLLYQLTEPLLAPARRIVPPMSALDFSPLVVLIALQLLIMLLIAPLTDIGRSLL, translated from the coding sequence ATGACCGAGCCTTATCTCACCAATGCGGGGACCTTCCTTATCAGCACGCTATTCGGCCTGTACATACTCGCCGTCATGCTACGCTTCTTGTTACAGTGTGTTCGTGCGGACTCCTACAATCCGATCGCACAGTTCCTGATCACCATCACCAACCCACCACTTCGCCCCCTGCGCCGGATCCTTCCCGGCTACGGCGGCATTGACTGGTCCTCCATCCTGCTGATGTTCGCGCTAAAAACCTTGGAGATTTCGCTACTTTTACTTCTAACCGCAGAGCGCTTCCCTCAAGTTTCCGGGCTTCTGGTGCTCTCGTTTGCTGATCTCATGTCCTTGCTTTTCTATGTATTTCTATTTGCGATCATCATCCAAGTGATCATCAGCTGGGTAAATCCCGGGGCTCACAACCCTGCAACGGTGCTCCTCTATCAGTTAACAGAGCCGCTGCTTGCTCCCGCTAGACGGATCGTGCCGCCGATGAGCGCGCTTGATTTCTCACCCCTGGTCGTCTTGATTGCCTTGCAACTGTTGATCATGCTCCTTATTGCCCCCCTGACCGATATCGGACGCAGCCTCTTATGA
- a CDS encoding DUF167 family protein has product MKPTWCHWDGDTLVLKVHIQPRAARDEIAGVHADHLKLRIAAPPVSGKANTQLIGFLASEFRVPHSQIKLLSGERSRDKRIAIRTPKTHPDWMSGSQE; this is encoded by the coding sequence ATGAAACCAACTTGGTGTCATTGGGACGGAGATACCCTTGTACTCAAGGTCCACATACAACCCCGTGCTGCGAGGGACGAGATAGCCGGGGTACACGCAGACCATCTCAAATTACGGATAGCCGCTCCGCCGGTCAGCGGCAAGGCAAACACACAGCTCATTGGGTTTCTCGCAAGTGAATTCCGGGTGCCTCACTCCCAGATCAAACTCTTGAGTGGCGAACGTAGTCGCGATAAACGCATTGCCATACGTACCCCCAAGACACATCCCGACTGGATGTCTGGGTCGCAAGAATAA
- a CDS encoding homoserine O-acetyltransferase, giving the protein MPESIPHDSVGLVTPKSHVFNEPLSLDCGSVLDSYQLVFETYGTLNQARSNAILICHALSGDHHVAGFNSMDDRKPGWWDNCVGPGKPIDTDHFFVVCPNNLAGCNGSTGPMSINPKTGKPYGPDFPIVTVHDWVESQARLADLLEIECWAGIVGGSLGAMQALQWAIDFPDRIRHAIIIAAAPKLSTQNIAFNELARQAIMSDQDFHEGRYYEYGVKPKRGLMLARMLGHITYLSDDVLDAKFGRELRDGKISFGFDVEFQVESYLRHQGSSFVDRFDANTYLLITKTLDYFDPAAKFGNNLAVAVSGSKANFLVISFKSDWRFAPPRSREIVRALLDADKNVIYTEIASQQGHDSFLMAIPQYHDVLRTYLRRVAHELNP; this is encoded by the coding sequence ATGCCGGAATCAATACCACATGATTCAGTGGGTCTTGTAACGCCAAAGTCCCATGTATTCAACGAACCGCTATCGCTGGACTGCGGTAGCGTATTAGACAGCTATCAACTCGTATTTGAAACCTACGGTACACTGAACCAAGCGCGTTCAAATGCCATTCTGATCTGTCATGCCTTAAGCGGCGATCACCACGTTGCGGGCTTCAACAGCATGGATGACAGAAAGCCTGGCTGGTGGGACAACTGTGTCGGGCCTGGTAAACCCATTGATACCGACCATTTTTTCGTTGTGTGCCCTAACAATCTCGCGGGCTGCAATGGCTCGACGGGTCCAATGAGCATCAATCCTAAAACAGGCAAGCCCTACGGACCCGACTTTCCGATCGTGACGGTGCACGATTGGGTTGAGAGTCAGGCGCGCTTGGCGGACCTATTAGAGATTGAGTGCTGGGCAGGAATCGTCGGGGGCAGCCTAGGCGCAATGCAAGCGTTGCAATGGGCCATCGACTTCCCTGATCGCATACGCCATGCCATTATCATTGCAGCGGCGCCAAAACTATCGACCCAGAACATCGCCTTCAACGAACTGGCTCGCCAGGCGATCATGTCGGATCAGGACTTCCATGAAGGGCGTTATTATGAGTACGGCGTAAAACCAAAACGAGGGCTGATGTTGGCACGCATGCTAGGACATATTACTTATCTATCGGACGATGTCCTCGATGCCAAATTTGGGCGCGAGCTGCGCGATGGTAAGATTAGCTTTGGATTTGATGTGGAGTTTCAGGTGGAAAGTTATTTGCGCCATCAAGGAAGTTCCTTCGTCGATCGTTTTGATGCCAATACCTACCTTCTAATCACCAAGACATTGGATTATTTCGACCCTGCAGCCAAATTTGGAAATAACCTTGCGGTCGCTGTATCGGGATCTAAAGCGAACTTCCTCGTGATCTCCTTTAAAAGTGATTGGCGCTTCGCGCCGCCTCGGTCAAGAGAGATCGTCCGGGCGCTGCTCGATGCTGACAAAAACGTCATTTATACCGAGATCGCGTCACAGCAAGGTCATGACTCGTTCCTTATGGCGATCCCCCAGTACCACGACGTGCTGCGCACCTACCTCCGACGCGTGGCCCATGAATTAAACCCATGA
- the metW gene encoding methionine biosynthesis protein MetW, producing MRPDQALIAEWIAASSRVLDLGCGDGALLAYLQNTRNVTGYGLEIDEDNIVKCIAVGVNVIQTDLDAGLSEFDENSFDYVLMTDTLQAVHFPDKLINEMLRVGREGIITFTNIGHWICRLQLAIKGKMPISRSLPDQWYETPNIHLCSIADFEGLCRSLDVEILQRATVDHAHRSNLGMRLLPNLLGEIALYRFRRKTQSHT from the coding sequence CTGCGTCCGGACCAGGCCCTGATTGCCGAATGGATCGCCGCGTCTTCCCGAGTCCTTGATCTTGGCTGCGGCGACGGGGCACTACTTGCCTACTTGCAAAACACTCGCAATGTCACTGGATATGGACTTGAGATTGACGAAGATAATATCGTCAAATGCATCGCAGTAGGAGTAAACGTCATTCAGACTGATCTTGATGCGGGACTATCCGAGTTTGATGAGAACTCCTTTGACTATGTGCTAATGACCGATACCCTTCAGGCAGTACACTTTCCTGATAAGTTAATCAATGAGATGTTACGTGTCGGGCGCGAAGGCATTATCACGTTTACCAATATTGGCCACTGGATTTGCCGACTGCAACTGGCCATCAAAGGTAAGATGCCAATATCCCGATCGCTACCCGATCAATGGTATGAAACGCCTAACATTCATTTGTGTTCCATCGCAGATTTTGAAGGATTATGTAGATCACTTGATGTGGAGATCCTACAGCGAGCAACCGTCGATCATGCCCATCGGTCCAATTTGGGAATGCGGTTATTGCCGAATCTCCTAGGCGAAATTGCGCTCTATCGCTTCCGCCGCAAAACCCAATCACATACCTGA
- a CDS encoding DUF4426 domain-containing protein codes for MNNTAVRRHNLILGILVMLLPLASPAEQSQTFGDYTIHYNAFTTDILEPSVARIYKIPRSKNRVLLNISVLKKVMGTTGQPVSAKIQATATNLSAQVKTLEMREIRDKGAFYYIAETPVSNEETLIFTLHITPDDEAITHTITFQERFFTD; via the coding sequence ATGAACAATACGGCCGTGCGACGTCACAACTTAATCCTTGGGATCCTGGTGATGCTGTTGCCCCTCGCGAGCCCCGCGGAGCAATCGCAGACTTTCGGTGACTACACCATACACTATAACGCCTTTACGACGGACATCCTTGAACCGTCTGTTGCAAGGATCTACAAGATCCCTCGAAGCAAGAACCGCGTACTGCTTAACATCTCCGTACTAAAAAAGGTAATGGGCACGACCGGCCAGCCGGTGAGCGCCAAAATACAGGCAACGGCAACGAATCTCAGTGCTCAGGTCAAGACTTTGGAGATGCGCGAGATACGCGACAAAGGCGCATTCTACTACATCGCCGAAACGCCAGTGAGCAATGAAGAAACCCTCATATTTACGCTGCACATCACCCCCGACGATGAGGCTATAACACATACCATCACTTTTCAGGAACGATTCTTCACCGATTAG
- a CDS encoding exodeoxyribonuclease III, which produces MRIITLNANGIRSAHKKGFFQWLPRQHADVVCLQETKAHQQQLPPAVASPFRYYAYFRDAKKKGYSGVALYSRREPDRVIGGFGCPEFDDEGRYLRADFGRLSIVSLYLPSGSSSEERQAAKYDFMGKIMPTLKAMRADRGNYIICGDWNIAHKKIDLKNWRGNQKNSGFLPEERAWMDRLFKTVGMVDAFRVVNPEPDQYTWWSNRGQAWAKNVGWRIDYQVVTPGLRRKVRLAKIYKAKRFSDHAPLIMDYDIPF; this is translated from the coding sequence GTGCGCATCATTACGCTAAATGCCAATGGTATCCGGTCAGCACATAAAAAAGGGTTCTTTCAATGGCTTCCCAGACAACATGCCGACGTTGTCTGTCTCCAGGAGACTAAGGCCCATCAACAGCAGCTACCGCCAGCGGTGGCATCTCCTTTTCGTTATTATGCGTATTTCCGTGATGCGAAGAAAAAGGGCTATAGTGGGGTTGCCCTTTATTCCCGGCGGGAACCTGATCGGGTGATTGGGGGCTTTGGTTGCCCGGAATTCGACGACGAGGGGCGTTATCTCCGAGCCGATTTTGGCAGGCTTAGTATCGTGTCTTTATATCTGCCTTCGGGTTCGTCTAGTGAAGAGCGACAGGCGGCGAAGTATGATTTCATGGGAAAGATCATGCCAACGCTGAAGGCAATGCGCGCCGATCGGGGGAACTACATCATTTGTGGTGATTGGAATATTGCTCACAAGAAGATTGATTTGAAGAACTGGCGTGGCAATCAAAAAAATTCGGGGTTTTTGCCCGAAGAGCGAGCGTGGATGGATCGACTCTTCAAAACTGTTGGTATGGTGGATGCCTTCCGAGTGGTGAACCCGGAGCCTGATCAATATACTTGGTGGTCGAATCGGGGTCAGGCGTGGGCTAAGAATGTTGGGTGGCGAATCGATTATCAGGTGGTGACACCGGGACTGAGAAGAAAGGTCAGGTTGGCCAAGATCTACAAGGCAAAACGTTTTTCCGACCACGCCCCGCTGATCATGGATTACGATATCCCATTCTAA
- the pyrE gene encoding orotate phosphoribosyltransferase: MKNYQREFIRFAIDCKVLCFGNFTLKSGRSSPYFFNCGLFNTGASLVQLGRYYATAIQHAGLDYDMLFGPAYKGIPLASATAIALAEQTNRDVPYCSNRKEVKYYGEGGVTFGAPLSGRVLIIDDVISAGTTISTSVDIIRARGAVPVGVVIALDRQERGTGKLSAVHEVEARHQMTVTSIITLDDLVAYLEEEPEMGERLQHVRDYRMQYGAA, from the coding sequence ATGAAAAACTACCAACGCGAATTTATACGCTTCGCCATCGACTGCAAAGTGCTCTGCTTCGGTAACTTTACTCTCAAATCGGGTCGGAGCAGCCCTTATTTTTTTAACTGCGGGTTATTCAATACCGGTGCAAGTCTTGTCCAACTCGGCCGCTATTACGCAACCGCCATACAGCACGCCGGTCTTGACTACGATATGCTATTTGGTCCGGCCTACAAAGGGATCCCCTTAGCGTCTGCCACCGCCATCGCCCTTGCAGAACAAACCAATCGCGACGTGCCATACTGCTCTAACCGCAAGGAGGTGAAATACTATGGCGAAGGCGGTGTGACCTTTGGTGCGCCCCTATCGGGGAGAGTACTGATCATTGACGATGTGATTTCCGCGGGCACCACGATCAGTACCTCTGTCGATATCATTCGCGCTCGGGGGGCGGTCCCGGTTGGCGTCGTAATTGCGCTTGATCGGCAGGAGCGCGGCACCGGCAAACTATCCGCCGTTCACGAAGTCGAGGCCCGCCATCAAATGACCGTTACCAGCATCATTACACTGGATGATCTCGTTGCATATCTTGAAGAGGAACCGGAAATGGGCGAAAGGCTCCAGCACGTTCGTGACTATAGGATGCAGTATGGCGCAGCGTAA
- the slmA gene encoding nucleoid occlusion factor SlmA encodes MKDAKAKPSRRQQILEALARELENQPGTRITTARLATAVGVSEAALYRHFASKAKMFEDLIGFAEDSVFGLTNRILSDESDVVKRCQGILKLLLGFSERNPGITRILVGDALVGENERLRTRVVQFFDRFEMQLKQILRESTLSPGLQPKGSPTVTANLLVAHAEGKMLQYVQSGFHTSPTSFWEEQWATLSQGLFG; translated from the coding sequence ATGAAAGATGCTAAGGCGAAACCGAGTCGGCGGCAGCAGATTTTGGAAGCGTTGGCCCGCGAGCTTGAGAACCAGCCCGGTACGCGAATCACCACGGCTAGGCTTGCCACAGCCGTCGGCGTGTCTGAGGCAGCACTTTATCGGCACTTTGCTAGCAAGGCGAAGATGTTTGAGGATCTGATCGGGTTCGCGGAGGATTCAGTATTTGGTCTCACAAACCGTATACTGTCGGATGAGTCTGATGTCGTGAAGCGCTGTCAGGGTATCTTGAAGTTGCTCTTGGGATTTTCTGAACGAAATCCCGGTATCACACGCATCCTTGTCGGCGATGCGCTAGTCGGCGAGAATGAGCGCCTTCGGACGCGTGTCGTACAATTTTTCGATCGCTTTGAGATGCAATTGAAACAGATCTTGCGTGAAAGCACTCTAAGCCCGGGCTTGCAGCCGAAGGGATCGCCGACCGTCACAGCGAACCTGCTCGTGGCGCACGCGGAAGGGAAAATGCTGCAGTATGTACAGAGCGGCTTTCATACCTCTCCGACCAGTTTCTGGGAGGAGCAGTGGGCGACGCTCTCGCAGGGCTTGTTTGGCTAA